ATATGcaattgttaattaattaattaattaaaatgagattattatataatatgtattatatgcaatatatattatatataaattcatttcatggaatttatataatttttatatataattcatatataatatatttatatattatatataaattatacaaattccatgaaaatacatgcacacacacacacacacacacatatatatatgtctataattaaagataaatggataaaatatatataatacttaTATATATTATCCATTTATCTTTAAATATAGACCTAGGTTTATTACATGCTCTAACTACTGTGTATCAGGCTGTAATAAACATTGATGTGTAATTATGTTTATGACATTTTGACTTTGAGTTGATGGATACACTTGGATGCTGGACAAATTTACATTCCCAGGAGCAGTGCATAAGGGTTTCCCTCTATCTTCATaagcattttttattagttttcttaacAACTTGAACTGAGGTTAGGGTGAGATAATTGTTCTTTCTCAGATTTGTagattggaaaaatatttttatcccaCTTAGTACATTTCTCTTCACTTCATTGTTTCTTCTCTTGTACGGAAGATTTAAAGTTTTATGAAACTTCATTTGCCATTGTTGGCATATTTCCTGAGTGGATGAATTCTGCtcagaaagtccttccctgtgcatttagctttaagTGCTTCCCTAAAATTTCGTCTagaaattttatagttttatgttTTACATTAAAGTCTTGATGCATTTGGAATAAAATTCTGTTAAGTATTAGAGATCTAATTTCATTGTTCAATATATGTATATCCTGTTTTAAGAGCACGGTTTGTTTAAGAGGGTGTCTTTTCCTCAATGCATATTTTTGATCATCTTTGTCAAAATTAAGAGGTTGTAATTGTGTGGATTTATTTTTGGGTGTTCTAGTCAATCACATTGGTCTATGCATCTATTTTGTGCCAATGCCAGACTGTTACTAATATTCTATATTATAACCTGAAATGAACTATAGTGTAGAAATggtctggtgtgagtagagggatatgacacagaaagaaatctttgggcttaaaCTGATGCCTGGTCAGCTGCAATTgcatgaaagattacaaccattgagattgggccagttgacctgcattggaacaacagaaCAAATgcattcttttgaaggggcttgaatgctgaaagagtgtcctgttcttcaaagtcttctttattctctcctgctggattaacaaattggcgccCCACCTGagattatggagtataagaaatgcaggaaagagagggtcattgaattttcagcatggtcttatgttttggaaatggccatgtgtAGTGTATAGCACATTTGCTGAATGGCCTACATGGATACccaatggagtcatgaggatagactgtgggtttcagtggagacccagtggagatgccaggaccacaagatgactgctaaggaaagcgGCTAGATagtgatgaagttttccaggactgtgaatagtctACCTAGAGGGGCAAAATTGGTgctccaaagacttgttgctgtttagaattatcagacttagagatttgttactgactatagttcttggacttggagctacagagtttgatgtttgctctgtttaaatcttgtattgattgaatatttccttgccaatgccatcttttatagtgtgagtgtttattctgtgtcattttgCGTTTGGGGGAGTCTTTTTGATATTTTGACCCAATTAAAATATCATGGACTACGGGaatatttgaatatcattaggtTTGATTAAAAACTGTGGAGACTTTAAAGATCAActgaatatattgtattttacatcaggaGGGTTTTCAGTTTacgggggccagggtggaatgtggtggtttgattcaggtgccccccccccataaactttggtgttctgaatgagACATTCCAagatgatggacatttgggaattaatgcctcctggaggaagtgtattgttgggggtgtgctAATAGATATTATAGCCTGTTtttccttgtcagtgtttggcacacaatCCTGTTActgttgcccatctgatgttggccaggaggtgatgtccaccctctgctcatgccatcagtttgccctgccatcataaagcttcccctcaagtctgtaagccaaaatagaccttttttttcccccccacaaggtgctcttggtcaggtgacttcttccagcaatgtgatcctgactgcaaAAGAAAGCTTCAAAAGTTCATTTTCTGCTTACAAGCATATTTCGATCTTTCCAATATTTTTCTGCTTAATTGAGAAATGGGTGTCCTAAGgatttaaattgattttatttattttaaatgaaacgTGCGTATCagataatttttctttacttatcgCATATTGGAAAACAAGCAGCTTCAGTACACACTCCAGAGAAGACATCTCTCATTATAATGAAGCTACTATTTTCCATAAAAAATATCCACATtgatgactcagggaaatttgcagaagagggggaggaaagattgttagagccacaagttgggacattatacatgGAGACTttgcttcttacccataactgatggctgcccccacaatgcacaacccacattccccaatgaggagggtccttgcagaggaggaggacagggaggaggctaatgatggaaccaacatggctgtatacacactgtgtacatagctaataataataattaaaataaaatccatgtTGAAAGAAATACATATGTACTTTCTATAGTAGTTAAGTGGATAGCCACATAAACATATGTCTAATTTGGTTAAAGTACTTCATTCAGATGATTGCATCCTCATGAGTAACCCACTTATAGAAAAGATAAATTGATGTTTCTGTTTTCAGACACTTGAATAATTCAGTAAGTGACACAGAGGACAATGAATCCAGTGTATATGTTGAAACTAGGAAAGTAAAAAAGTAACAAGCTGCTCACAACAGGTAGTAAAATGAGACTAGGTTAAACAGGAAAATggtataatttgcatttctcacAGGAATCTAAGCCCTCACATAATAGAAGTCAAATCGTGGGAGAGTGAAATCATGGTCAAGAATAGAAGCACTATACAGAGAGCCTGAGCGGCGCCCCCAGCGAGGAGCAAGCTCGGGTAGGGGCGCGCTGCGGCCCGCGGGCTCGCGGGCAGATGCTGTTCTCGCTGGTGCTGGGGGCTGCGCGCAGGGCCGCGAGCGCATCCGTGGAGACAGCGCTCTGCGGAGGCGGTTTGAAGCTAATTCAGGAAAGCCATCACCATTTTTGCACTGCTATTTCTAAAAATGTCACTTACAAGGAACTTAAAAACCTGTTGAATTCCAAAAATATCATGTTAATTGATGTTAGAGAAACATGGGAAATTCTTGAACATGGAAAAATTCCTGGGTCTATTAATATACCATTGGGTGAGCTAGGTGAGGCTCTACAGATGAACCCGAGAGACTTTGAAGAGAGGTACCATGAAGTGAAGCCATCCACGTCTGACAGCCTAGTGTTTTCTTGTTTAGCTGGAGTGAGAAGCAAGAAGGCTCTGGACACAGCCATATCCCTGGGCTTTCGCAGTGCTCGACACTATTCTGGCGGATGGAAGGAATGGGAAACCTATGAATTTTCAGAGAAGAAACAAGAAAGTTGAGTTTTGGAATACAAAAGATTCTTTGTGTACATAAAGCCAAAGACAGTGGactaagcaaaaagaaaatctagTTCTGGCACCAATGGTGAATGGTGAGCAGATTCTGTATAACTAACTACCTGGTGAATATTCTTCTCATCCTTAAACTGAAAATACTGTTCCCCTGAGCACTTTCAATGATTGCTGAAGAAGCCAAGCttagtggggcatgcctttaattccaacacttgggaggtagaggtaggaggattgctgtgagtttgaggctaggctggcactatggagtgagttccaggtcagcctgggctagactgataCCTAACttgaaggataaaaaaaaaaaaaaggctactgAGGACTAAGATAATGTGACTTGGATAGGCTTGTGAGTAGATTCTAAGAGTTAATTTTCAAGTAGCTGGCATTGTAAAAGATCAGGTAACTTGTATCACCTAATCATGTATGACCATTTATTTGAATTAGTGTCACTTCTATTCAGAGTATATGAACTAAAACAGGATGGTAAGCAGATTTGgcctaaaaaaaataatcaagaagctggtgctgggcatggtagcttatGCTTGCGAATCTAGCACTCAGAAGTTTAAGGCAGGtagattgctataagtttgaggtcagcctggtctatgtaGCAACTTCTAGGCCAGCTATAGgctgtagagtgagaccttgtctcaaaaccttaaaaaaaaaaaaaaagaaaatcccagggcttgggaggctgaggtagaaggatcactgttcaaaagttcaaagccacccagagactacctaatgaattccaggtcagcctggctttcagcaagaccctactgcaaaaaaacaaaacaaaatgaaatccagGGAAGTAGGTAGGTAAAATATGATACTTGAAtaggccagctgtggtggcacatacctttaatcccactactaggaaggcagagataggaggatcaccatgagttcaaggctaccctgagactatgtagtgaattccaggttagtctgggctacaggaagatcCACCttgaaaaggagacagaaaatacttgagtaGCATTTGCAtcatttactttcttgttgctaagacaaaatacCCTACCAGAGTGgcttaaaaaaaggttttttgggGGGCTTGAAATCTTGAGTTGAGTGACCTTTATGGTGGTGGATGCATGGCaacctgagcaggaagcctgtgtcCTATTTTTACGTCATCAGGGAGGAAGTGGAAAGAGCAAGCTGGGCTTGGCTGTAACATGTTAAGGCCCACCCCTgagggacacacttcctccagtaaggttccacctcctaaatgttctacaaccttcccaaataggaccaccaactggggattaagtattcaaatacataaaCCCACagaggacattttgcattcaactACCACAGCATCCAAATATTCATGGCAATGTTGGGACTAGAATGGTAGTGATATCAGGAACAACTTAAAGATTAAAATGAGTATGAGTAATACTGGAATAGGAATCATACTGGGTTATACAGTTTGTGTAGGGCAGACTAACTGGAAGAGAGGGAACTTCTGTTTTAAGGTGGTAGAAATGTTCTGTCATGACAAAAGTGTGAGACGTTTGTCAAAACTCAGTAAAACACACAAAGATTATGTTTCAAGTAATTatacctcaattaaaaaataatgaaaacagaaaaaaaaaaagaatagaagcaCTATAAACATAGGTATCACAATTGTGACCTGCTTCAGAGCAAGGTGTACAATGTACCCTCAcctccaaatgcacaaaggaaaataataaactaTGTAAACAATCATTTTTAAGGCACTGCACATGAGACAGTGTCCCTGCAGGACTAGAAGCAAGGGAGGTGTTTTCTGATGGGGACTGTCTTATCGCCACAGCTGCTTTCCTTGAACTTGGTGGaggtgaggaaggaaggggagggaagccaggcatagtcCACTCGGCTAACTGCATTATAAGGATGGAGATTCCTTTGTCCAGAAAGTCAAAAAGACTAGTGTTTAATGGAAAAAAATgctagaaaaggggaaaaaaagcattcCACAGAAAGAGAACCTCAGAGACATGTAGACAATCTCTATTAAATATATACTACCATCCTATTCAGTGCATATAAAGAAATTCTCAAAGGCTGCAGAAAGAATCATCTGAGTTACAGGGAGTAATTCCTACTGCttggagagctgggcatgatgtccctTTCCATTGGACAGACTCAAAACTGTCATCCTTACTAGAGtcacacaggggaaaaaaaaaaaaagacttacttAAAATTAAGACAATAAGTAGTCACAGAAAACTATTGTTACAGTCTTAGTTAACTCCATAATAATAAGATGACTCATAAACATACCTGAAGAAATATTTAGCATATTTGGAAATTTAATCCCATAGTATatcaaaaatataatatatatatgaccaTATAAGAAAGCAACATTCACTTCACAGTTGAAAGTTGGTGCCATTTACCATATAAACTgactaaaatagaaagaaaaatgtatataatcaATTTCATAAATACAGAAGACCTATTTGATAATATCCCACACCCATTGGTACAACCATTAGAACCTTGGCAGATACATAGACTCAAGCTGATTAAGAATGTCTTCAAAGATCCTGTAAGAACTGTCATCAGACTCAGTGGTGAAAATGGAATCCTATATTCTGAAGCCTGGGAAAAAGGCAACAGTAtttgtacttaaaaaaagaaaaaaaaaaactgttttatttataatttatttgagagaaaaatagaatatGGTTGTGTTAGTaagctacagatgaactccagatatatgcacctgactttaagtgggttctggggaatcaaacatgttgGCCAATAGCTTATAACTTGAGTCTCCGCCTGGCTGGGAGAGGTGTCACGGGGGTGGctcttggggtccagccctaatgtgtgttTTGAAGTGGATCTgtattccagcccaaaagtatgcagagaggtctgagcacGGGAAGGGTCCCTGCTACTGCTTGCTGCCCACTGGTGTCTGCTgcttttcaatatatatattttatctctctacagtctccagccactgtaatcgaactccagacgactttgggcacatgtgccaccttgtgcacttgcatcaccatatgcacctggcttatgtgggactgggagcattgaacatgggtccttaggcttcacaggcaagtgtttaacccctaagccatctctccagccttctgcttttgctttttttttttttttttttttttttttttaacaggctgTTTGGTTGTTACTTTTTcttggatgtatggaaacagctttttctgccatttgatggaacttcccctggatctgtaagcttgaaataaatcccttcctccctaaacTATTCCTGGTTTAGATATTTATCCCGGAAATGTACATGCTGGCAAAACAAGCACTGCAAGATGCAGCAATAAAATTATGTGCAGAATTTAAGGGAAGAAATACCCCTGCCATTCCTGTTACACTTGACATGGAAAATCACATAGAAAAATCCCAAAATATTTGGTTCAATAATCTCCTCAAACTAATAAGTATGCCCATGTGGTTTCAGGATAAATCAGTATTAGTGACAacccactgtattttttttttttacatgagttctgaacAATTAAAACATGACAGCAGTTTTTAGATACATGtgcagaaaagagaaaacataatAGACTTGAAATTCTTGTCCTTGGAAGGAACTGCATAgtagctactttctcattgctgagacaaaacaccagacccaCCTTATGGAAGGACAGGGCATATTTGAGCACACAGTTTCAAGTAGAAGTTTTATCACTCCATCACAGTCAGAAAGGTGGAAATGAGGGTGTCACATAAGCAGGGAAGAAGTCAAAAGAAAGCTCATCAACACTGGCAGGGGAGCTGTATTTTGAAATCTGAGGGTTTATCCACAGTTACGTACCTCTTCCAGCAAAGCCCTGCCTCACAAAGGCTCTACAAACCGGGAATAAGACTTAGTCACATGTACGTGAGgccatgagggacattttacatttaaaccaccacaaccaccttgCAAGTATGACCTTTGGATACCATGAAGTCAGACTTCCAGAGGTGCCAATGTAAACAATGTTGGCCATGTAAACAATGTTGCAGATCTTAACACCTGCTTTATGTCTCCAACTTTGACACACAGTAGGCTGAGAAGACCTTCTTTATGATCACCTCCCCAGTGAAAAATCTTAGCTATGTAGCTTCTTTGAAAGAAGCAATGTCACAACTTGTTGGAGAAActgagcacattttttttttctctatcaagAGATACCCTTGAGATCTTGTGCCttgatttttcaagattttaATACCTATGTCATCTTCTTTAGCTAATTTTATTCATGTCTTTTCTCTGTATTAAACCATGCTCATGAATATAACCATATGCTGTGTCCTATAaatgctccttaactgctaggtgACCTTCAAGATACCTTCTCTATTATTTATAATAGCaggaaaattatgaaaaaagtTACAGTAAAATGTACCGTGAGTTTTTTATGTCACCTTCAGAGAATTAAtattataagtaaaataatacaaaagTAGTGACACATATTGTGGTCATAAATGAGAAGACCCAATATTTTTAAGATGACAATTCTTACAGTTTAACAACAAAGCCAGCAAGAATTTCAGCAGTCTGAAACCACCATAGTCTATGGTTGAAGGACATCAAGAAATCACAATGGAAGTGAGATAGAAGCCAGCTACATACCGATTAGCTTTCATAGTTCTGGAGAGTGCCATGTGACCTGCTTGGTTCTAATGATCACCAATGGTATGAAGGAACAGGGGATCTTGCAAGGTACAAAATAAATAATCCAGGCAAGATGTATGCACTATTGCAACaatggcacacaggctatggcaGAAATCAACTGCTCTATGATGGgccatgagacctgctcagtggggggaaattcatgcctggtactgaggaCCAAGTCAGAAGTCTAAGACGTGGAAGCTCATAGATCATGGAGGGAAACCCACTGTTCTTCGGCTAAAAGAAGAGGTTGTATGTGTCACAAactcttctaaatgtctatgtatCTCATCTTTGCTATTCTCACTCTCGGTTAGAAAACATGTTTGCCACAGATGGCAGAAATACTGGGAAGAACCAATACCCGTAAGTACAGGAAAAGAAAACCTGCCCAGCATGAGATGTGTCATctttatcacatctgccagggccggAAAGCATTATGGAGGAAATGGTGGATTAAATGTTAGTGTTGCTCTCACTGCCTCACCTGAGAACCTCTTCTAAGGAAATGgcaggagactcaaaactcatcaaagtagaaaatcagggactgctgaaagctcaacacgGGAGGAAAACTGTAACATTCCTCCTCCACCCTCagcctcagggaacattgcagaagaaggagcagaaagactgtaagaaccacacTGTGGGAAGTCGTATCCTGAGTTATTGTCTCCTGCACAGAGACTGGTGGATCCATGAACTGACAATGATAACTGATAACTCCATTGAGCAGGGCTCTCagtggaaggaggcagagaagaggGGACATAGAGGATCACTCAGTGAGAATGTGAACAGTATGCaatttgttaaaataaataaatatttaaaaacataaataaagtatttgttaAAATCCAAAAAATATTCAGCATTATTTGACAGAAATGGACTAAATCTGATTCTAAAATGTAGTAAAATTTAGAATCACtcataaaagtttatttatttatttatttatttatttatttatttatttatttattattgacaacttccatcattgtaaacaatatctcatggtaatgccctcccaccccccactttcccctttgaaactccactccccatcacatcccctccccctctcaatcagtctctcttttattttaatggcaTGAACTTTCCCTCCTATTAGGATGCctttttgtaggtagtgtcaggcactgtgaggtagaATCACTCataaaagtttatttctttttttatttcaaggacagaaataaaataatacattattGGAATAGAACAGCCACATAAGTGAAACCAAGCAAAGAGTTCAGACAGAAATCTGCGCACATATTACCAGTTCCTTGTCAAAATGAAGGCTAAAATAATGTGAGAGGGGAAAAGGAATGGTAAAAGCAAGATACTCAGAAAGGAAAGCAGGAATTTCAAATCCTAACATGGAGAAAAGTTACCTCaaatgttgggctccttcccgctcaggtagtgcccagggaagaaccaggcctgctgggtcctccctaggggttgaggggatgatgaaccgctcctggccaccagagaaaaagcACACTGAGTCAGAGTCctttggaagcaggaactcactttattgttacaggcgggtgtttatataatgttgagaatgaaggcggggactttagggtggggtgagatgtaagggccaatagcatacggAGACCTTTGACATGATTGGTTGTAAGTGCGCATGAGCaggagactctaacttcctgtggggaagtggcaggccagaggccatttggccccctgctgagtcatagctgggcgcaggcagttaggctcaggaagttccactaggcctcaagccCCTCACAACAGATAATAAAGCTAAGTGGAACATCTGAAATATAAAATTCCATgaggaaaaatagagaaagaaaaatctagtTTACCTTGAAATAGACAAAATTTTTCTTGGATATTTCAATAAAAGAAGAATggattatgagaaaaaaaataattttaaacctttaaaattgaaattttttGTCCTCTTAATATTGAAGACAGGAGAATATTCTATAACAAAAGTATTTCCTAACTCAATAGTTATGGAACTTTTACAGCTCagaaataagtagaaaaatagtCCAATCAAATATATGGACAAATGATTTAAATGAGTTCttcacaaaaaatatttaaatgaccaGAAAGCACATGCAAAGATATGCAGGGTTTTCAGCTTcctgaaaaatgcaaattaaaactagacAAGATATGGCTAATCTATCCATTAGAGTAACTCAAATTTCAATGTCATGAGATAGCAAGGATTGAGGTGCAATTTAAAGTAACTGCAGTGCATATACTGCTGATACTAATGCCAAAGCATTAATGTCTCTGGGAGAGAATTTGACTATTTCCTTTAAATTGGAGCATTTTCTTATTATACAACTCAGTCATGTCATCAGTAAAAAAAACCTGTAGGGTAGATGTACTCAGTACAACTGAATACAAGACCCCTCAATGTCCACCATCAAATGAGTGTGTGAACAAAATGTGATGTATCCACATGAAGAAATGTTTCTCTGCAACAGGAAAGAATAAATGTGCTACTCCATGAAATTTTAGTCACCACTTTGTCGAAAAGGACTCAGACAAGACGATACATGTTACTACGCTCTGTTTATTTATCTCGCCCACCAATGCACTGGGGCCATAGGTGGTTGAGAAGTTGGGTTCAGACAGAAGGATCTTTACATTTCAAAGGGGCCTAAAGAGTTTCTTATACATGTAATAAAAATGTTCTGTATCTTGATTAACGGAGTGAGGTTTTGGCTGCACAGAGCTCACAAGATACATCACAGTTCATAATTTAAATGGATGTAATCTTGTTTCATGTATGTtacattattatatatttgtgtatgtgcaaCTAATAAAGGAAGTGATTGGGACAAACAGAATGGACTGTTGGAAATGAATACTATCGCAGGAAAGAAGTATAAAGTAGGTTACTTTAATAGTTGGTGGAAGGGAATGAgggttaaaaaagaaatatcatcaTATTGAATTCACACTTTGTTTCATCTATTATCCCATGACATTACAAGTGATAAAAAATAAGCATTCTCCAAGATAAAAGGATATATTTAGGCTCATGAGGTCATAAGAAACTATTT
This sequence is a window from Jaculus jaculus isolate mJacJac1 chromosome 15, mJacJac1.mat.Y.cur, whole genome shotgun sequence. Protein-coding genes within it:
- the LOC123455096 gene encoding thiosulfate sulfurtransferase/rhodanese-like domain-containing protein 3; translation: MLFSLVLGAARRAASASVETALCGGGLKLIQESHHHFCTAISKNVTYKELKNLLNSKNIMLIDVRETWEILEHGKIPGSINIPLGELGEALQMNPRDFEERYHEVKPSTSDSLVFSCLAGVRSKKALDTAISLGFRSARHYSGGWKEWETYEFSEKKQES